The Girardinichthys multiradiatus isolate DD_20200921_A chromosome Y, DD_fGirMul_XY1, whole genome shotgun sequence genome has a window encoding:
- the LOC124864874 gene encoding transcription factor SOX-10-like — MSREEQSFSEVELSPGMSDDSRSLSPGHSSGAAGGIESPLRGQQPQLAALDDASAGCSSVKSDDEEERFPAGIREAVSQVLNCYDWTILPMPVRVSAGSKSKSHVKRPMNAFMVWAQAARRKLADQHPHLHNAELSKTLGKLWRLLNESDKRPFIEEAERLRKQHKKDYPDYKYQPRRRKNGKVGSGSGSEAEGHLEGQSHSPPTPPTTPKTELLSGKTGDGKREGAGTRGTMGAERVLGSGKPHIDFGNVDIGEISHEVMANMEPFDVNEFDQYLPPNGHPGVGQIGAAGGAAAASPASPYAYGISTALAAASGHSAAWLSKQQLPQQHHGSPLGSDPSKAQIKSEAGGSGAHFAEVASAGAHVTYTPLSLPHYSSAFPSLASRTQFAEYTDHQPPGTYYGHSGQASGLYSAFSYMGPSQRPLYTAITDPTSASQSHSPTHWEQPVYTTLSRP; from the exons ATGTCCAGAGAGGAGCAGAGCTTCTCAGAGGTGGAGCTCAGTCCCGGCATGTCGGACGACAGTCGCTCCCTGTCCCCGGGTCATTCCTCCGGTGCGGCAGGTGGAATCGAGTCGCCCCTCCGAGGGCAGCAGCCGCAGCTGGCGGCTCTGGACGACGCCTCGGCGGGCTGCTCGTCCGTCAAGTCCGACGACGAGGAGGAGCGCTTCCCCGCCGGGATCCGCGAGGCGGTGAGTCAGGTGCTCAACTGCTACGACTGGACCATCTTGCCGATGCCCGTGCGCGTGAGCGCCGGAAGCAAGAGCAAGTCTCACGTGAAAAGGCCAATGAACGCCTTCATGGTGTGGGCGCAGGCCGCGCGGAGGAAACTGGCCGACCAGCATCCCCACCTGCACAACGCGGAGCTCAGCAAGACCCTGGGGAAGCTGTGGAG GCTTCTCAATGAGAGTGACAAGCGGCCCTTCATTGAGGAGGCAGAGAGGCTGAGGAAGCAGCACAAGAAGGATTACCCAGACTACAAATACCAGCCGAGGCGCCGCAAAAATGGAAAGGTCGGCTCTGGGTCTGGAAGTGAGGCCGAAGGCCATTTGGAGG gtcaGAGCCACAGTCCTCCCACGCCTCCCACCACTCCCAAGACTGAACTTCTGTCTGGAAAGACAGGAGATGGTAAAAGAGAGGGAGCTGGCACCCGGGGCACAATGGGAGCAGAACGTGTTCTAGGATCTGGCAAACCTCACATTGACTTTGGTAATGTAGACATCGGAGAGATAAGCCATGAGGTGATGGCCAACATGGAGCCATTTGATGTCAACGAGTTTGACCAGTACCTTCCCCCTAATGGGCATCCAGGGGTTGGACAGATTGGTGCAGCAGGCGGGGCTGCAGCAGCTTCACCTGCCTCTCCGTATGCCTATGGCATCTCAACGGCTTTGGCTGCAGCCAGCGGACACTCAGCAGCCTGGCTTTCCAAGCAGCAGCTGCCACAGCAACATCACGGCTCCCCACTGGGCTCAGATCCATCCAAGGCACAAATCAAGAGCGAGGCAGGAGGTTCTGGGGCTCACTTTGCTGAAGTAGCCTCAGCAGGAGCTCATGTCACCTACACACCGCTCAGCCTTCCCCATTATAGCTCCGCCTTCCCCTCGTTGGCCTCCAGGACTCAGTTTGCAGAATACACCGACCACCAGCCCCCTGGGACATACTATGGACACTCTGGCCAGGCCTCGGGGTTGTACTCTGCCTTCTCTTACATGGGGCCCTCCCAGAGGCCTCTCTACACAGCCATCACTGACCCAACCAGTGCGTCGCAGTCACACAGCCCCACGCACTGGGAGCAGCCCGTCTACACAACATTGTCGCGGCCATGA
- the LOC124864567 gene encoding DNA-directed RNA polymerases I, II, and III subunit RPABC2 has protein sequence MSDNEDNFDDGDFDYAEEDEGLDDLENVEDEDQENVQILPAGEGKQANQKRITTPYMTKYERARVLGTRALQIAMCAPVMVELEGETDPLQIAMKELKSRKIPIIIRRYLPDGSYEDWGCDELIVTD, from the exons ATGTCCGACAACGAGGATAA CTTCGATGATGGAGATTTCGATTACGCCGAGGAGGATGAGGGATTAGACGATCTTGAGAACGTTGAAGAC GAGGATCAGGAGAATGTCCAGATCCTTCCTGCGGGAGAGGGTAAGCAGGCAAACCAGAAGAGGATCACCACACCGTATATGACCAAGTATGAGAGGGCCAGAGTGCTGGGGACCCGAGCTCTGCAGATAGC CATGTGTGCTCCAGTCATGGTGGAGTTGGAAGGAGAAACAGACCCCTTGCAAATAGCTATGAAGGAACTTAA AAGCAGAAAGATCCCCATCATCATCCGCAGGTACCTCCCTGATGGCAGCTATGAAGACTGGGGCTGCGACGAGCTCATAGTAACTGATTAG